The Vibrio sp. 10N DNA window TACTTATGGCTCCGGTCTACACCTGGATGGCGCGACCTTTATTCACTTTTCCAGTGGCAATGCTTAGCTGTCTTATTCTGCTAAGGCATCATCAAAACATTCGCAGACTGTTTGAAGGCACGGAGCCCAAGCTAGGCAAGAAAAAGACCTCATAGCGTCCCGTGCTCAAATAAGAAAGCGTTAAGAAAACCGTCTCCAAATAAAAAGAGCAGCCTGTGGCTGCTCTTTTTATTAACTCATGAATTGCGACTAAGCATGCTGCGATAAAAAGTCACTCAACATCGCCGTGACGTAGTCAGGTTGCTCTAAGTTACTAATGTGCCCAGCTGAAGGGATCACATTGATCGTACTTCCGGTGATCAGATCATTCATTAAGTAAGACTCAAGCACTGGACGCGGCTTGTCCTCGGCACCAACGGCAATAAGGGTCGGCAACGCAAACTTCTCAATCTCATCGCACAAATCACGGCGGCCAAATACCATTCGACCGATTCGCGCTATCTGTTCTGCTTGCTCACCAGAGAGAGCCGCCAACTTGGATTCAAAACTGGCAACTAACTTAGCATTATCCTGCTTGGCATTATTGGCAAAGAACAGAGGAGCAACTGCTTCTACGATTGGGGCGGGTACCATTTTAAGTTCAGAAATCGTCGCCAGCATTGAGAAATATTTCGCGTGCGCCACTTCTGGCTCAAGGCCCACAAATGTATCCATCAACACCAAGCTTTTAACTCGTGACGGTGCTAGCGCCGTGAGCTCAGAGCCCCACATACCACCAACGGATAGGCCAACGATTGAAAAGGTTTCAATGCCAAGTTCATCCATCAACGCCAGTAAGTGCTTAGCATAATCCGCAAGGTTACTCATTGACGCTGGTGCCGCCTGCGACTGTCCGTGCGCCCACAAATCAGGAACGATACAACGATAGTGTTGACTTAGCGCGTCGATTTGCGGCTGCCA harbors:
- a CDS encoding alpha/beta fold hydrolase; its protein translation is MKQFTIDGQVMAYQDVGEGPVILFGHSYLWDSQMWQPQIDALSQHYRCIVPDLWAHGQSQAAPASMSNLADYAKHLLALMDELGIETFSIVGLSVGGMWGSELTALAPSRVKSLVLMDTFVGLEPEVAHAKYFSMLATISELKMVPAPIVEAVAPLFFANNAKQDNAKLVASFESKLAALSGEQAEQIARIGRMVFGRRDLCDEIEKFALPTLIAVGAEDKPRPVLESYLMNDLITGSTINVIPSAGHISNLEQPDYVTAMLSDFLSQHA